The segment ATCTCCAATACCTTCGTCGTCCTGACCCTCTTCCGCTGGGGGCGATGATATCCCCCGCCTGAACCATCCGGATCGTCTcccatgacgatgatgacgtcTGATGCGGGGTTCGCAACACCAGACATCCACCAAGGGCCTGAATCTCCGCCAGGCAGTCCTCAGGTCTTTTGAAAGTGATAAATAGGATAaataaaagttatttaaaaTGAAGATcgtttttctttttcgcaGGCGGTTAACGTAACGTCTCGTATGATACAGTCAGGGATGTATCACTACTGTACACAGTCGTGGTCTCTTGTTTTACAGTTGTGTGCACATACACCTTCCTCCTTCACAATATCGTTGCTATTTACATACGTTCTCCACACTGTTTTAATACGTGACAAAATAAACAGTGTACACGAGGCGTCAGCGGAGTTGACCTTCGGAGTAATGCTTGCCGCCATCCGACGATTAGTCAGGGACGCCGAGTCTATGCTGTGGGTTCCCCTCGCGCCGTTCGCTAGGAACAACCGACTCCAACTATAAAGACTAAGCTTTAGACCATCCTTAAATAGAGGGGATGGTCCTCAATCTACACTGATCTTTTCTGCAACGTCCGCATTCATGTATCGGTGCTAGGTTCACGTCTGAGGCGTTCCTACGCAGGCGTGGCGCAGTGAGCTAAACCAAGGGCGGGTAGGAGCGGTTACATGCGGAGCCACGTGATGGCGTCTGCGACACCTGTGTTAGCTCAGCCACCTCTGGAGGAATTAGAAGAGCCGATTCATTGGGCAGCAACGCTATGACCCGGCTTCTGCCCAAGATAAATCCTTACAATTCATCCAACGTCAAAGTTACATTACGAAAGTGATTATGATGGTCAACCTGACTAGTTTAAGCTTGAGCAAAATGGCATCAGCAAgcggcgatgaagaggttTTCACGGTAAGATCAGTCAATAAATGAAAGAACACCAAGGCTAATAAAATGAGTCTAGAATGTAAATAACCTTGCGATAACTTTTTAAGGCTTGCATTAACAAGATTTTTGGATATAGGAAGTAAGTGGGCCTCTGATGCTCTGTAAGGGTAGCTGCTGCTGACCTGGTGGTGTCTATTGGTATAGCGAGTAAGTGAGTCTCCGATGCTGAGTGAGGGTAGTTGATACTGACCTAGTTGTGTCTGTTGGCGTAGTCTGTAAGTGGGCCTCTGATGCTCTGTAAGGGTAGCTGCTGCTGACCTGGTGGTGTCTATTGGTATGGCGAGTAAGTGAGTCTCCGATGCTGAGTGAGGGTAGTTGATACTGACCTAGTTGTGTCTGTTGGCGTAGTCTGTAAGTGGATTTCTGATGCTGTGTAAGGGTAGTTGATGCTGACCTAGTGGTGTCTGTTGGTGTAGTTTGTAAGTGGATCTCCGATGCTATATGAGAGTAGTTGATACTGACCTAGTGGTGTCTGCTGGTGTAGCTTGTAAGTGGATCTCCAATGCTGTGTAAGGGTAGTTGATGCTGACTAGGTGGTGTCTATTGATATAGCGAGTAAGTGAATCTCCGATGCTGTGTGAGGGTAGTTGATACTGACCTGGTGGTGTCTGCTGGTGTAGACTGTAAGTGGATCTCCGATGCTGTGTAAGGGTAGCTGCCGCTGACCTAGTGGTGTCTGCTGGTGTGGGATGTAAGTGGATTTCTGATGCTGTGTAAGGGTAGCTGCTGCTGACCTAGTGGTGTCTGTTGGTGTAGTATGTAAGTGGATCTCCGATGCTATATGAGAGTAGCTGCTGCTAACCTAGTGGTGTCTGTCGGTATAGAATGTAAGTGGATCTCTGATGTTGTGTGATGGTAGCTGCTGCTGACCTGGTGGTGTCTGCTGGTGTAGACTGTAAGTGGATCTCTATTTGTATAAGCGTATTATTGATATTTCTTAAACTAATACGAGCGTAGTCCGATGACTGGAACCACGACTTCGACAGTGACTTCGCCCAAGAATTCATTGGGAAATGGCCCGAACAATTTCGTACGTTATTGAGGTCAACAGCTCCGACGCAATCCTGTACCGACTGCAGCGCCATGCTATTCTCCGGAGGCAATGTCAATGTCTGTAACCTGCGTATCGCTGTGGATTCTTGCCAGCTGCGTGATGGACCTCATATTTTCAGGGTCTGTTCAGACTTAGGTTAGTATCTTCGATCCACAAATATTTCGTAGGGCAAGACTTGCTAAATGTCCTCTCTTAGTGTCCTTGAAAGGGTCTGGCGACCGAGCTTCGGTGGGCTTCCCAGTCTTGCCTCATCCTCTGCGCTTCGCACCGCTTCGCGCATGGCTCCAACGCTGTGACGAGAGCCACGCTCTCTGCAAGCGGCCCGATAATAAGCCGACAATGCCGACAAGACTTCTCCACGTGGTTGACTCAGATAACTTACGACTCATTCAGGGTAAAGAAATAGAAGCAGAGAAGTATATTGCGTTGTCACATTGTTGGGGCATGCTTGAACCCGAGACGGTGCCAGAATATTGCACAACCATAAGCAATATTAGCGATCGGGAAAAAGGGTTCAAGATCGCGGATCTGCCACAGACTTTCCAAGACGCTATCGAGGTGGCGAGGGAGCTGGAGGTGCATTACCTCTGGATTGACTCGCTCTGTATCAAGCAGGGGCCCGACGGAGACTGGAAAGACGAAGCTAAGCGCATGGAAGATATCTATTCTTCGGCTTATTGCACCCTCGCTGCAACATCGGCTGTCGATTCGAACGCGGGATTCCTTAAGCGAGACGCCAGTAGTGTCGACGTTCAAGATGGTTCAGGGCGACACATCTATGTGTCCACCGATACGTGCGATTTCGATGAGGAAGTGGAGCAGGCTACGCTCAACAAGCGAGCTTGGGTTATGCAAGAGAGGCTCTTATCCTGCCGAACCATCCATTTCGGCGCACGGCAGATGTATTTCGAATGTGGCGACGGTGTATACTGCGAGGATATGACTCGATTGACGAGGTAAAAACCCCGTGGACCACGGGAGATTGATACGTTCTAACTGGAACGACTCTTTAGCTCGGATAACAAGAAAAAGTATTTCAAACTCGACCCAAACTTTCCGGATCGGCTCCGCACATCCGGATTCCGCAGTACTATTTCTTTCCTTCAGTCCTTCTTAGAGGATTACTCAAAGCGTGGCCTCTCGAAACCTACCGACAGAGCTGTTGCAATATCTGGCTTAGCGCAGCGTATCGAAAAAGCTCTATTGTGTCAAGCACGGTACGGCGTGTTTGAGTTCTTCTTTCACAGAAACCTTCTTTGGCAACGGTCGGACCTGGAGAAGACAGAGCGGATCAAGTACGAAGAATCTGATAAAGTGCCATCGTGGTCCTGGATGGCATATCCGGGAGGCATCAAGTTCATTGAGTTTGAGGAGGTCGATTACGGCGAGTTGGACCTATTCTACAAACTCAAGTTCGACCAAGAAGATAAGAGAGCTCTGATCACCGATATATGGGCGTTCCGAGATTGCTATTTGAACCGGAAGGAAAGGTCCGATAACAGGCGTTACGAGGTATTGGATTCGGGTGAAACGGTGCGTGGATGGGTCGTGTATGACGTCAAACATGGGGAAGACTTTCACAATGAACGGGCTGTTGTCATAGGCAGGACATGCCATGAAACGAGTCCCGAGAGACAAGAATATTACATATTAGTTGTGAGGCTGAAAGCAGGGTCGAAAGCAGAGAATGAGTACGAAAGAGTTGGAATTGGAAGAGTTCAAGTGGAGTACCTATCATGGCGACAATCCGATGTCCGAGTTATTTGAATGGCTACGAACTGGAACTCTGGAAGGAAGCGGAGAAGCGAGAAGGCATTGGGACTGTCGCAGCACGATCTCCTTCCGTATTTCTTTCCTGACTTACATATATACATGCCCAGTTTGTGCGGCGAGACATCTCAATCTCTACATTGCGTCCACCATGCTCTGGTCTAGCTTGTTTCCGATGAAGCCGATTGGCCGTATAAGACAGAGAAGTTTGATGCTCTGTGGTGTCGTACACCTAGACAGCTGCACATAGAGACTGGTAAAGTTGTATTGGAGGGTTGGCCATTGATCGTCCGGTTCCCCCGCAGCTCCAGGACCACATCCGTGAAGCTTTTCCTTTGGGCTTTGTAGCTAGTAAGGACAAATGCGGGGGACAACAGGCAATTCACGTCGAGTCGCGGGACAATGGTTGCGTTCGGTGACACCTCGCTGTCGGACGTGGAAGAGTCAGCAGAAATCTGAGCTCCCGCTCGTATCGTCACTTGGCCAGTCATTCACAATGCTGCTCTGATTCATGATTGTTGCCATATCGAAAGGCACGAGTCGGCTGGCTGGTTCTCGTGCCTTCGTGCGCCAGCACTCCACAAAGGACAGCTGTCCACAACTTTCCTATGTTTCCATGACATTCCATTGGCTTCTATGATTGACGATCACGTGAGTCACTTCAAGAATAGACAACTTCGGAGTCTAGCAAGCACTTAGCGATCTGATCATTTTTGGTGAAGCTATTTCACAAAATCTAAACTGGAACAAGACCGAGAAATTATTTAATTGATTAAGTCTCCTCAAACAAGACCTAATGCCCTGCCGAGCATGGGATTACGGCAATTTTACGATTCTAAGTAATCGGGTGGGGAATGCCTGGCCTGGATGGAGTGTGGAGATCGATGTACTTAGATTGCTCATGGAAAGTAGCGAGACAGTCAACTCGCACTGTCGATACGGGCTCCACTTCCCTGTACTTGCACCCTGGCTTGCAGGTACTTGCGATACTTAAAAGTACTTCTGCCTGTCAGCCAAAAATTGCTGACTGTCAGACAAGGGGTCTATTTCTGACAAAACATCAGCTTATTGGGTAGAGCCATGTACCTTAAAGTACCCTTCCTAGACTAAACAAAGAGCTTGTTATtttgaagaggaagctgtAAGTGCTCGATACTGTAATCTAGAAGAATATATTACAATTTAATTTATTCAACTCAAGTCTTAGATACGGAGACAGGGCCCGTTCCTTATTTTGACTCTCAACCGTGACCTGGAAACGGCCAATTCCATCGATCAAAATACGGAGTACCCTATAACCACAAATCCGCTGTAAAATagactgctgctgctggaggCTTGATAGTATGCTGACCGAGATGCTTTAGTGGCTTGCCAGTGTAATGGCAACTAACTTGAGTGGAATGCCATTTAGTTAGTTATAAGGGGAAAGAGGCATTTTAACATGGAGGGACCAAAAAAACGTGGACAACCACGCAAATATGCAACAGCCCAGGACAAAGCGACAGCAGAAAGTCAACGCAAGCAAGAGAAGCGGCAGATAGTAGCAGCTAGATAGAGGGGCTTGCCATACAGCGATTTCTACACCTTGCACCTTCCTTTTATTACAGCAGAACAGAAAGGAAGACAGCAATTAAGAGCAGGCGCTGTATGGACTTGAGGATACGAATTTCACATTGATGGTGTGAAACTAAGGTCCAGAATGGGCTTTAGGAAATGCGGATATAAATTCAGCCCTAAGTGGCACAGCATGGGCTTGAGGAAATAAGGACGAAAAGCAAGCGCCGTATGTAGGCGTTAGCGACTATTACCCTTTCAGTCAGAATAGACCGCCGGGCCCCTATCTAACATAGCTTTTCAGTATGACACATCTAGAGACCTATGTCCAATGGAGATACTTAAGGCTCGAACAACGCAGTTCGTCGTAACTCTGCAAGTGCTCTCTCAGGCGTGAAATCAGATGATCCATGTTTTGGCATGGTTGCATAAATTTCAACCTTATAGGAAACAATTTTTGCCACTGAATCTGTTTACAAACCTACGTCACTGTCCAAATCTATCGCCCTCGATGAGTCACTTAAATAAGACCAGAAACGGGCATACCTTCCGAGACATTGATGCTTGGGAAGCTCTCAAGAAACGTGATTTAGAGTATGCCATCAACCTTCTCGTCTCAGGCGAATGGACTATCGATGGTGTTATAAAAGACGGTTGGAGCTCTTTGGACGCGAGGGTGGGTGGTGAAAGATGTCACGA is part of the Fusarium oxysporum Fo47 chromosome VII, complete sequence genome and harbors:
- a CDS encoding heterokaryon incompatibility protein-domain-containing protein → MASASGDEEVFTSDDWNHDFDSDFAQEFIGKWPEQFRTLLRSTAPTQSCTDCSAMLFSGGNVNVCNLRIAVDSCQLRDGPHIFRVCSDLVSLKGSGDRASVGFPVLPHPLRFAPLRAWLQRCDESHALCKRPDNKPTMPTRLLHVVDSDNLRLIQGKEIEAEKYIALSHCWGMLEPETVPEYCTTISNISDREKGFKIADLPQTFQDAIEVARELEVHYLWIDSLCIKQGPDGDWKDEAKRMEDIYSSAYCTLAATSAVDSNAGFLKRDASSVDVQDGSGRHIYVSTDTCDFDEEVEQATLNKRAWVMQERLLSCRTIHFGARQMYFECGDGVYCEDMTRLTSSDNKKKYFKLDPNFPDRLRTSGFRSTISFLQSFLEDYSKRGLSKPTDRAVAISGLAQRIEKALLCQARYGVFEFFFHRNLLWQRSDLEKTERIKYEESDKVPSWSWMAYPGGIKFIEFEEVDYGELDLFYKLKFDQEDKRALITDIWAFRDCYLNRKERSDNRRYEVLDSGETVRGWVVYDVKHGEDFHNERAVVIGRTCHETSPERQEYYILVVRLKAGSKAENEYERVGIGRVQVEYLSWRQSDVRVI